The genomic stretch TGTTACAAGCATAAAAGATCAAAGATGCTTTACAGTATGGCTGTACATGAATATGACAGATGATTGTATCTCCACTGGCTAATTTGCATGGGACTAATATTATCATATCAATACGACTTAAAGCACTATTTGCATGGGACTAGTACTACCTAGGCACCTCCAGTAATAATAATTGTAGAGGAcgtctgtgatcttaatcccCCTTAGTCCTGTGCAAATTGGCACCGCTATGATTGTgggtcatatttttttttctgttgtcaaaCAACTGAAAGCATAAGAAATTTGATTGGGGCTCCTGATATATTGAACAGCAATCAACAGCTATGCTGTGAGATCATTGACATTGACCTTTCACATGATGTTAGAGAAGGTTAAGAGCAATAAAAAGTTGTCATAGTCAAGTGCATCCACAACCAGTGTGTAACTTAATCTAACTGAGCTGcaatatgtgtatttatgtttgtaaCACGAGCAGAAAGTGGGCAAATCAACTCTACGCTATATCAATAATGTGGCTGTTAAAAATCAGATGCTTAGCTTTCTGAAAGTTGAAGTGGCACAGAGCCTTAACATCACATCCAAGCGATCATGTCAATAACACGAGTTTTATCCAGTGGGAATGCACTAcacgaaacaaaaacaaggtaGTAATTTCTAAATCACATGACGTCCCCAGGTAAAACTAGTCCCGTGCGAATATGTCTGTAGGCCCCAGATGAACTACGTACTACATGTTATTACTTATGACAAACACAGGCAGGGCAGAAAAGAAGCATCTTGTACAGTGACTTTATTACAGGGGGTATTATTGTGTgatcacacagaggaggatacAACCAGAGCACACTGCTGTTTCAGCTGCATTTTACTTTCTGatcagggaaaaaaactttACGCTCAAGTACTGACAAGCATACATGTTACTGTGTTTACCACATTAgtgacacaaatacacaaattatttaTAATACTTGTTTATTATATAATCGCTTCCTGAACAGGTCACAAACAGCAGATGGATTTAATAGTAGTTTAGCTTTTGAATAAATGCACTAAATCACCTCAGTTGACAGCTTTTATACCAGATCTAAAGCAAACatgcaaaaaatacacaaaagttTGTTTGACAATGAACAGGTTGATCATGAAACACCTTTTAATGGAACCGGGTTGACTGAATTCTTTCCTTTTGTGGCCGAGGTGTGTCAGACCACATTTTCTCTAATTTCGACATTCGACATTGATGCACAGGTGTGGAGTGAGGTGAACCAAGCTGTGCTGGACTATGAAAACAGGGAGTCGACGCCCAAATTGGCTAAACTCCTGAAGTTACTGCTGTGGGCTCAGAACGAGCTGGACCAGAAGAAGgtgaaatatcccaaaatgACTGACCTTAGCACGGGCACCATCGAGGACCCCAAGTGAACATAACCGCAGAGAACAGCCACCTTCCTCGTCCCCTTAATTTATGATCAGTCAGTGACTGTGTGACAACCAGGTAACATATATGTATAAACAAATGCtacattgttttttcatgtttcattcatGAGAGGTAAGACTTAACTCATTGTGCAAACTGTAAATTGCTCTATTTGCAAATTCACAGAAATTATTTAGTTTAAATACTGATCCTGGATTTTTAGATAGATCTCGGAGCCAACAAAATTCAAAttgctgttttatattttgtctttctAATGCCTAAGCCAGTAGTATTATTTATTGTGACCATTTTCCCCACCGAGACTTTATTTTGCCAGGAAGAGAGATGATGGTATAAGTGAACAATGTTAAAAGGTGTGGCATGTGTGGAGCCAAAAGTTGAGCTCCTCTGGATGGAGGGGAGAATAACTGTAATGGTTTAAACTTtgaaacagcagacacacaactGCCCTTTTCTAGTGAAGATATGTTTAGATTGAGATGACACAGTGCAAGAGTCTAGATTGtttaaaatcagaaataaattaaGAATTTAAATTTCTTACtcaaaatgtgaatatttttcaattaatgGAAAGACAGTTTATTAATGTAATATACTcttaattaatataatattttacaattttatttAGTGTGATGTTTGAAGATTTGCTAAAGAATCAACCACTTGCATCCTACACCTTGAAATTTGGTTGTACCTTTACAGTACGACGTCTATGGGATAAACTGCTTTGCAAAATGATCATTTCACAGAGTGAAATCCGTCCTGACTGACGTGTTGAAATCAGAGATGGCTTTCTGACTGAGCATGCACCTCCCCCAACATGCTTCTAATggttatttttggttttatgtgACAAGGGGTTGAGGTTAGGACAAAGTTCTGCCAAAACCCATTGAAGGGAGGGACGATGAGAGAAAGGGCTGCTCCGATTAAGAAATGCAAATGAATGACAGGGCCAATTACAGCAACTCTGAagtgtgaaatatttcaaatctATTTAGTCTGATTCTTTGGTTCATTGGCTTTGTTTTGGTAATTCATATAACGATCAAATGCATTTAAATTGTGATGGCGTCTTGAAAAGGGTCACAGAACTTGCTGTCCATTTTGCCACTTTTAAAGCCGTTAGTATTTTCACTTTATCTGCATGTAAGTGTATCTTTTTGTTTCAATGGGGAAAGGCACTTgtgcttgtttattttgtttgtttacttttataaaaaaaacaacaaacttgcTGCTAGTTGTCCATCCTTAATTTCTTTTAAGGTTGTATTGTCTTTATAGATATTGGCTTTGACAAATATTGAGACCCAGAGAGCTCACATCCCTtttattattcaacatttttaagatcAGATTtgcaattattaaaataaacaaaacttttgtGAACCATAcaagagctgtttttttttcattttctgagtgtgcatgtgtgcagatGTTAAGGGAAGTTCCACTGATAATTTAAAGATgtaatgtcaaataaatcagaaactgaaaatgtttttaagagCCAACAACTTAAAATCAACAAATACACTTCTGACATTTAAATAGGCAAATACTATACCCAGTAAAAACACTGCCCTGACCTCAGCCGTCAGCCTTGCAAATCAGGTGCTCAATTTAAGTTTTGTCCCAACAAGTTTGACCTGTTTCGGCTCGTCTGCCTGTCGAGATGAGGTAAAGCCGCAGCACTTCCCTCCGTGCGAGAGAGTTTCACAGACGACAGAAAAGAAACCAGTGTTGTCTGAATGGCCGACAAGCACACATCAGGAAACGGCAGGAACAACTACATTGGTTCTGTATTGGATCCTACGGTTTGCTCAGCTAATGcaggagaggaagcagaagaCCCAAACCTGTGGCCCAGGTGAGACTAAGACAGCCTCAAAACACCATGCTGAGATTTAGTTTACACACTGTCTTGCGGTTCCTAACAAGATTCTTCCGAGTTGTACTCTTGTGTCTGAGCTGAAATACAACTGGTGTTTTTAAGAATAAGAATGTGGAACAACAAGGACCCTCATATCACCACAGAGTATATATGTTACACGATTTTTTAAATGAGTACAATGTAAACCATGTGAGCCGACTGAAATGAATAGGTACCTTGATGTGAACTGTCACTGCCACATCAAAGACAAACATTGGCACGCACTGTTGGTAGTTTCCTGGAAGAGTAgagctttgctttgtttttagcTATGCTGGTGGCATTGCTCTGTGGCTGGttctgtcagcctgtcagttGGCCCACTGCGTTactccagactgaaatatttgcAACAACTATTGGATTAACTGCAATAAAACTTTGGGAGACAAAAATTATGATCCCCAAAGGAAGTAATCCAATGATTTATTCTGTAGCACCACCAGTCAGCTGACATGTCTTGATTGGGTGTggccaaactttttccctttgAGGGCCACAACTGAAACTTGAAACTTTGAATTGTATTGTTGAGGTGCAAAGAGATACTAAGTTCCCTTAACTGACTTCCTGCTCAAACTGTAACTCTGCCTGCCAGGCTGAGAACATGACAACAAGTTAATACATGAATAAAGAGCATTCACAAAAATTAAACAGCACATACATGATcataatttgtatttatttaatcactAGAAACATCTGTTGGACCAAATTGAACCGTATGGTGACAAGCCCTGGTCTTGATTTATGACCTTTGACCTATGATACAGATTTTCATGGCCCTCAGAGGAAAAACGTGCAATCTCTTACAGGTGGAACAGGTGAGAATCATGagaatgtcattattttttcagATAATTGGTCATAAACccaagtattggacaaattaaaacagtgaCTAGATAaggttaaaggataagttcacccataaatgaaaattcatccATCGTCTACTCATCCTCATGTCGATGGTGAAgcttcatagtccacaaaacatttctggagcttcacaggaaaccagcgttgcagcgttctcctaaacaactgaagtagatggggacttgcttTAAGACTTTGGCtattaaaacaaccaaaaaaacataaaatggcccTTTGCAGCTACTCTGGTGTAATTCAAGTCTCCAGAAAGTCCTGACATCCCAAATCgatttttaaaagatgttatttacaaccTCGATGCACGGTCCAGCTTGTCTATGTCAGATGGGATGCATGTTGTAaagtccagaaatgttttgaagtATAAGTTCAgtcaaaaatgacaattttagtcattatctactcactctcATGCCGATAAAAAGTCAGGTAAGTCcggcctatcatatcacagtcattatctcgagatctcgaattaattatatcgttatctcgagaaaattatcccgttatttcgggaaaacagcagttgttatttcgagataataactcgagatcttgagaaaacaaatgaaattaactcgttatcacgggaaaaccgaggaaataaaatgtatgaatgcatggcccttcagggcttccgtagtggaccacaaaacttcacctgactggTCAATGTTTTAATTCATCCATTAAGTAAAACCTGTTTCCCTTCATGCTTGTAGACACCTGGCAAGGAAATGGATCCCGACGCTGTTTATGGGCACCTGCCTGCTCCTCTGTGCCAGGATGATCATGCCGGTCTGTGCAGTGTCGATGGCAGCCTCTATGAACTGGAGTAAGATCGACATTGGGCTGGTACTGGGTGGATTCTTCTGGGGTTACTGTTTGACTCAGATCCTGGGAGGACATGCCAGTGACAAGTAAGCAAGTCAGCAGCCtgtgttcaaatgtatttaagtacatttactactACTCTCTACTTCTACTgcactacatctcagagggaaatatgaaACATTGtgcttcactacatttatctcactgctttagttaccagttactttacAAAATAAGATTCTTgcagacaaaacatgaaaatgtttgttgttgttgatttgaCAAAACAGCCGTagtgaagatgtcactttgggctctggtgacaacatttctcactttttgcagaatatttataaaccaatcaatcaatcaatgaatcaGTTAATTAGCTGATTAATCCAAGATAACTTGACTATTGGtagtttaaaggggcattatgtagtttgggagaagaaattcaaactcagaattttaatatttacattattagtgaggtaattatacaaactcagacatatttattctttccatcactgaataaacaagctgttctcaggggaaaataatgTCTGtatgaagctagaaaggtggcagggtccgccacatataaacaaagtaaaaactgtgttgtcctttaagttcagtttgttcattcagtttatttagtcatggACTTCACACGGCTCTATTCAAACAATGATCTGATGAAATTTATGGATGACTGAGTGTTTATTCCGGGCTTGATTTTCATGCTTTAACtctgatgtttgttgtttatcaGAGTGGGAGGAGAGCGCGTCCTGTTCATGTCTGCAACCTCGTGGGCTTTCATCACAGCTGCTACTCCTTTGCTGGGCCGCATGGGCTCACACACCGTCGCTCTCATGACTGTGGCCAGATTCCTAATGGGACTACTGCAGGGTGAGCACCGTACCAGTTACTGTATAGGAATAAGCAATTAAAGGAGTAGTACAacatttttcagctttctcGAAAACTGCTCATCCAAACCACTTCATACTCGACACTGCACTTGAGAGAGGCGAAGTCACGCCCCCTCCGgtttgccccatgggaccttatttcagaagaAATTTGTACAGTAGTCAATGAGTCAATGAGGAGAGACGAATACATTTTGATCCtgcttgaattgtgccatgatttacacatatgatgtttgtcaattaaaatgatattttttcaaGTCAAATAAGTCCTAGTTTGTAAAGATAGTAAAGtgtcatttagttttgtgtaaaactgtaaaacattcatTACGCTCAACATACAACATCatcaccaacatggctgccaactcgacacagaaaaagtattaaaaatggtgaaaatcGCAAGAAATCTGGCGACactgacaactgcagttaaGTGAAAGGAGAGTTTGTCAGCTTGATGAGTTGTCTGAGATACCGGACAGGTTAAACAGGGTTTCAGTGAACGTTTAATGAGATGACGTCACTTACACGATTGCtgggtgtgtagtctttatGATTACATATTTTCAGTCTTACctgtcattagttttatgacaaaagGATTTGTCTCTGTCATCATACTACCATACATGTTTTTTCTGAAAAAGGGGAGGGACTATGCCTCTGTACACCAGCCAAGTGTGAAGTCGATTGGATGAACGGTTGTCAAGAGACTTTATCGACAGACAGACATACTGAGATTCCCTTTTAGTTAGATAAGTGTGTTTACTTTCTTGCtaagagttagataagaagatcgataccactctcatgtctgtacagtaatgATGAAGCTAAACCAGCAACCAgctatcttagcttagcataaagactggggGACATGGGGCAATGGCTAGCCTGGCTGCCCTGTGGTAACAGCACCTCTGCAGCTCACCTATTAACCAGTTATTTGTTTCATCTGTATTAAAACTAAATGGTTAACATATGCAGGATTATAACTGGACTAAGAGcagtttccagactttttaatAAATGCTCCAGTGAATCACAATTGGTGCCTGAACTGTACCAGCTCACAgatttttccatatcttctaATGTCTTACAGGTGTTTTTTACCCGTCCTTGGCCAGCCTTTGCTCACAGCGTgtagtggagggagagagagggctTTTAATGAGCACTATGAACAGCGGTAGCCATCTTGGGTATGTTAAACTTACACTTTAATCCATAATTTAACACACCATCCACCTGTGGTTACATCTTtatctttgctttttgtttctttttgtcagaATGTTGTTGGCAGGCGGGATGGCATCTCTGTTGCTGGACCGGTATGGCTGGGAAAGCATGTTCTATGCTTCTGGTTTTCTGTCTGGCCTCTGGGCATTTATTGTTTGGAGGTGTTTCTTAAAAGGTACATCAGCTACACTTGTCAGTCATTCCTGAATAACACACTCGCCCAGTAGCAACATGGCTTTATGGATGCCAGTGTCGGTCGGTCCACCACTTGGGTGTACGGGCTAAGATATTCGATGAAATTTTGACCGATATAGTTTTTTCAGGTCAGATACAGATACTGATTATCagtaatcaaggagaccgaTAATGGTGGCTAGCCATGTTCATTTGTGCTATGTTGCTAAAAGATGCAGCCACTTATATACAACAGTGTTACATAATGTGCCGTGTGTGCTTCAGGTGAAGTCGCCCCCAAACCGAAGCAGTCGAGTAGACAAAATTTGTCACTGGCGCTCTGGCTGAGGCTTTTGAAGCAGCCACCTGTCTGGTAAAGCTCACACTCTTCAATCCTTCAGTGTTCATCCAACACATGCTTGAGTTTGAGTTTCCAGCCTGATCCCagctccctctcttctttctcaggGCCATGGTGTTTGCTCACGCGTGCGTCGCCAGCACTTCATACACTTTATTGTCATGGTTGCCTACATACTTTGAAGAATCATTTCCACAAGCCAAGgtattttttctctccaccgTATGTTGTTATTTAGCCTATAAAGATGCTGATCTGTATCTTTTGATTGTTCCACTTTGACACTCCAGGTTCTAGGCTGAGTCAAGTCCACTACATTGATTCAATTCTTTAAGAAAAGTGATTAATGTTTCTCTCCAACCCGACTGTTTCGGCAGGGATGGGTGTATAACACAGTTCCATGGTTTACTGCAATCCCATCAGGACTCGTTGGAGGATGCCTTTCAGATCATCTCATAAACCAAGGTATTAAACAAGagtctttattatttttaggtcagtttctttcttcataaaaacagaaatatgttcaaatctcctgtttttctttctctgtaggATATCGTGTATCATATGTGAGAAAGTTAATGCAGGTAAGTGTTGGAAAAACAGTCAGCGTATAATTTTGTTTTCGAGTCTGTGTGTGGTGTAAAGGTTTGTCCTGACTCGCTGTGTaggtgttttcatgtttgaatttTTGTGTGCGtttcaaacatgtaaatacaagTCTTAAAGCTTCCCGGGGGCGTGTAGAAGAGCTGTGAACCACTGTTACATTTTGGGACACGCAAGTGTATAAGTCATTATATGGGCCAAATGAGATTAACATATACGGGGATGTGCGCAGATATTTTGGAGGGGGGAGAAGctcaagcaaaacaaaaaggtaTTTCCACCCCGATGTTGTCACACTGCCATTCATGATGAACCACTAGTATTAAAGTGGTAAAGAATTATTGATTTGTTGTAAAGCCCGACTGATACTTGGGGCCAATGTTGATACCAGAGTAAAAAACTCTGATATTGATTTAACGGCTGATATATGCACCTTTTTTGCAATGAAATGTGGTTTTCAAAGGTTATATTCACACAGCAGACAAGTCCAATTTGTCTCTCAAGTCCAAACTAGAAAAATAAAGTGTCTGCACTATTATTTGCAAGTGATCAGATTGAATTTTTGGTCCAGACATCACCAATATATCTGACTAGGTTGCTATGGTATTGACCTAGGCGGCAGATAGTTTATATCGGCGTTTATCGACAGACTGTTGTTCTCTGAGTCGTCTTCGCATTTCACGTGCTGTTTGTCTCTTCATCCTCAGTTCTTTGCCATGGGTGCATCGAGTCTGTTCATTATGCTGCTGCCTGGAGCTGTCACATTTCCCTCAAGTGTGATTCTCGTCTCTACTGCGATTGGTCTGTACGCCTTCGCCAGCGGGTATGTTACTGTTAGaaagagtctgtgtgtgtgcttaaaggaaaagttcacctaaaaatgaaaattcagtcataatctgctcaccctcatgctgatggaaactCAGGTGAGTCTCCCGAAGCCATtagatcccaaattaatttggaAAAGATGTTATCTACACCCTCTACACATGTTGAGGATTTATTGGGGACTATTTCCTGCAGCGGatgaatacacatttggtgctctagttGTCGTAATGAAGGAGTATGTCGCTCAGTGCAACAGCATGgctcttttgtgtgtttttaacagttttttttgaCAACAATGGAGTTCACTTCATTTATCAACATTGACTTCACTGTCTATCTGATGATATTATCTGACATATTGTTGGAGGTGCAAACACAGAGATACCTTTTATgagcatgaaaagaaaatctggaGTCTGTTTTCGAGCATGTTTGTTGACTGATGGATTGTTCCAACGAAGTCCTTGGTGACATTTTAAATGGTCCTCAGGAATCTCCACCGGTTGACAACAGAGACATTTGAGACTGTTGACTGATACACCCGGTTTGTGGTTTGTTATGAGCGGCTGATCACGTACATCATGTACTGATCACTCGGTATGGCCTCTGCTTGACTGGATCTTTTCTAGAACAGCCTTTTGTGCACAATGCTCCTCTCTCAGGCTCTTATTCATGGCTCAGGAATGTAAGAGATGCATATTTGTAGCTCCcgtcttcatttttcatctgaTGATGGTTCTTGCAGGTCCCTTCACTACACCACTTCATCATGGTTTTACACTAGCGCCGGCCAAAACGAAATATTTAAGAGTGATAAGCAGAATTAAAATGATCTCAACACCGATGACCTCTTTGTTTGCACCTCCAACAAAATGGTGGACTGACAATGATAAAAATAGGAAATATTGCCAGACACACCTTTTATACACACTATTTTTATAGTGTTGTAAATAGGTAAACTAGAGTTATCcttatttaatttgttgttgatttaactgtttttttgttgtgtttcagtggTGTGTCTGTGAATGTACAGGATCTGACCCCATCATGTGCTGGTGCTCTCTACGGTGAgtctttatgtttatgtttcataAAACTGATAATAAATAGTTTTTGCTGATAGACATTTAATCAATTTTCCTTTTCTGCAACAGGTTTTATGAACATGTGTGGTGCTTTTATGGGTATGTATCtaagtttgttttatatttacttttttcaagATACAGGAAGTGTCTGTACTTGTTTACtactaaatgttggcagtggaCATTTCTGAAAAAACCCACTAATTTTGCTGAAACgtaaaaaaatgttatgctCAATTTTCATTTCTATCATGTGTcgacgctgtgcttatgctctggttaggtttaggaacaaaaaccacttggttaaggttaagaAAGAGAAGAtactttggcttaaaatacctgattttGTCGCCACAGACACGGCAGCAAATGTcccgacttcctgtcaaaaatgtctgttttttgttgccacaaacatggcaggaaattgtcccaagctcctgttaaaaacactaaatttaggtgccacaaacacaactggagaaGCCTGACTTTCTGTAAAAAATATAAttctttggtcaccacaaacaaggTTGGAGATGTCCTGACATCCCGtccaaaatatctgttttttgttgccacaaaccaACTGGAGATGTCCAgacttcttgtcaaaaatatctattttttgttgccaaaaaaaaaaaaaaaaaaaatagcttgcGATGTCCCGacttcctttaaaaaacatgttttttgtcaccacgaacaggcttacaaatgttgaaactgcGTGGCCCCCTTGTCAAaattatccagtggtttcacccctgcagatgttgaaacacCGTCTCAAACCCTTGTCAGCCTTGTGGCCTATTTAATGTGAACGAcatgtgacatgttttgttgaaGTGTCCGTGTGGTACGCTgctatgacatgtacaaatcgAATCAGTGGTTTCCAGAAACATtgactgccaacatttcatcctggtgactgggctgaaatTCCCTGTTGTTACTTCTGGCACTGATCTCACATGACTCTGTTTTCCTTGGTGTGTTTTGCACAGGACTGGTGTTGGTCTCCGTGTCCGGTTACCTGATTGAGGTCACGCTGTCGTGGGTCAACGTGTTCTCACTCATCATTTTAGTAAATTTCACAGGCCTCGGTGTTTTCCTCATCTTCGGAGATGCTCGTCGTTTGGACTTGGACGGATACGGAAAGATTGATGTGGCTTGACCCAGACCTCCTGTAGCAAATACCAGTCTGTATTTGATTGTATCAATAGTCAGTCGCATTCTGTCAAAATTAACGTTAATTTTGACTTATTCTTTGCTGAAACTGGCTGTgaacaatgcaaaaataattacaaacacattacaGTGATTGACAGTTTTGGGTTGCTCTTATTATCAGTGTTTGGACAAAGGAAAATCACTTATGGTGATCATAAAAGGTGGAAATGCTGCACACTTCCTCTCCTGAAAATGAAGGAAATTGAACATTGCGCACAAggttttgttctgttgtgtttaatgAGAGTCGCTTTAGAAAAAACACTGTCTACTAAATGTGACTACATTGTACAAatgtttgtgagtgtatgatATTTATGAGAGAAAGTTTGATTTGCTCACAGAAACGTTTACATTAATAATGATTTCATGAACGATGTGAGTTGCTGGTTGAATCTAAAAGCATGTTGGATTAATTGCAGcaaaatctttaaaaggccAAATTGACGATCTATTTATCAGCTTTGTTGAACAAAGACTTTATGACCAAACCAGAGCAAAATGCTCAAATCCACTGGAACTAGTGCGGTGCTACTCACGAGCGAGGTGAGAACAAAGATTTGTGTTCTGACGTGCgctttgctttaaaaacaatcttttgtatgtgtatttataatgacattttataaatatttattcaactgagcattttttaaagaaagcttTGTGGTATTGTACAGTTTGGCTATGGTGTTTGTAAACTGACACTTTcttacatgtgtgtttgtaataTATTAAAGTGTTAATGAACAACCTTTATTATCCAAAAAGACTCTTTTTGatgaagaaatgtttgttttctatgTGAATcctatcagattacatgcagcttcctctggagccacaagcCAAACATTTGATACTACTCTTTACACATATGTAGTAGTTcttcccaagacctgtaaacacactatGATGAGTTATCGTTTATGGAGGGGGCGTCTTCCCCAGtattatttttgacttttttgcttataatttaaagtttttagtctcataatttaacatttttag from Pagrus major chromosome 7, Pma_NU_1.0 encodes the following:
- the LOC141000316 gene encoding voltage-gated purine nucleotide uniporter SLC17A9-like translates to MADKHTSGNGRNNYIGSVLDPTVCSANAGEEAEDPNLWPRHLARKWIPTLFMGTCLLLCARMIMPVCAVSMAASMNWSKIDIGLVLGGFFWGYCLTQILGGHASDKVGGERVLFMSATSWAFITAATPLLGRMGSHTVALMTVARFLMGLLQGVFYPSLASLCSQRVVEGERGLLMSTMNSGSHLGMLLAGGMASLLLDRYGWESMFYASGFLSGLWAFIVWRCFLKGSGEVAPKPKQSSRQNLSLALWLRLLKQPPVWAMVFAHACVASTSYTLLSWLPTYFEESFPQAKGWVYNTVPWFTAIPSGLVGGCLSDHLINQGYRVSYVRKLMQFFAMGASSLFIMLLPGAVTFPSSVILVSTAIGLYAFASGGVSVNVQDLTPSCAGALYGFMNMCGAFMGLVLVSVSGYLIEVTLSWVNVFSLIILVNFTGLGVFLIFGDARRLDLDGYGKIDVA